DNA from Rubripirellula lacrimiformis:
ACGGAGGCTCCGCATCAGCGTCGATGGCTGATGGGCGATCGACACTTCTCTGACTGTCATTTTCGTGACGGTCGTTAGGCCGATTGTTGTCCAGGGTATTTGACACGTGCGTGATAGATCGCGGTAAGGGATTTAACGAGAGATCGTCGGATGCGGTCCAGTTGCTTGAAAGTCAGTCCGCACTCGTCGAACTGTCCGTCGCTCATCTTTTTGTTCGAAATGGCATCGACCAGGTTCTGGATTCGCGATGGAGTTGGATCGACCAGTGTTCGGCTGGCGCTTTCGACCGTGTCGGCCAACATCATCACAGCAGCCTCTAGCGTTTGCGGCTTGGGGCCGGGATATCGAAAATCTTTATCGTTCACCGTTTCGCCGTTGGGATCTTCTTCGCTGCGTCTAGCCGCCTCGCGATAAAAATACTCTACCAACGTCGTCCCGTGGTGTTGCAAAATGAAGTCGATGATCGGTTCTGGTAGATGGTGGCTGCGAGCCAAGTCGGCACCGTCTTTGACGTGTGCGATGATCACCAGTGTACTCATCGCCGGCTGCAACGAATCATGTTGATTGACGCCCGCCGATTGATTCTCGATGAAGTATTCCGGTTTGAACATTTTGCCGATGTCATGGAAATAGGCTCCCACGCGTACCAGCAAACCGTTGGCACCAATCGAATCGGCAGCGGCCTCGGCGATCGATGCGACATTGATCGAGTGGTTGTAGGTACCGGGGGCTCGCTGGGCTAAACGCCGCAGCAGCGGGTGGCTGGCGTCGCCCAGTTCCAACAGGCTGAGGTCGGTTTGGACACCGAAGCCCTTTTCCACCAGCGGCAACAGGGGCGTCATCGCACTGGCCGAAACCAGGATGCAGAACCCGGACCAGAAAGCTTCTTTCAGCAATCCCCACACAACCATGTCAAACTGTGGGCCACGATAAAACGATTCGATTCCTACGCCCGGTGATCCAGCCGACAACGTTTGCCCGGTCACAATGCCAACGCCCACGACCGTCATGACTGTGATCACAGCCGACACCGCACCAACGTACAACAGGTGAGTCCGTGTGCGGATGCGTCCTAGCAGCAAGATGCAACTGGTACAGGCCGCTGCGACGGTCACCAATTCGGCCAGGTCAGCCCCCAAGAACAGCGTCACGCTGACGCATGCCGCTGCCATCAACAGCAACGCCAATTCGCGGCCGTAGACCACTGCGGTCAAAATCGATGCCATCACCAACGGCACCAATTCGCCACGCCAACGGTCTCCCGATACCCAGTAGCCCAACGCGATCGTGATCACCATCACGGCCAACATGCGAGTCAGACGGAAACGGTCCAACAACAATTGTCGGTCGTCAACGAAAAAGATGTACGACGAACACAGCAGGTACAGCGCGGCGATCATGCCGCCGTATGCGGCCATTCGGGCAGCCTTGTCAGTCCACCGCATTTTGCCGATCAGTTCAACCCATTCGCGCCCCAACAAGCGGATCTCGCTGACTCCCAACGCCTTGCCCGCTTCGGCCAACTTGGACTCGCCATGCCGGAACGTCGTCATCACCGGTTCAACACTGGCGGCGGCTTTCTGACGAGCTTGTTCGCTAAGCGCATCGTCGTACTGCAGCGTTTCGTACTTGGGCAGCCGCGCCACGATCCAGTCGCTGATCATCGCAGCCACTTTTTGGCCATCGTCGGCAGGGAACTTGGTGCGAAATTGTTCGCGCAATCGCTTGGCTAACGTCGGTCCCGCCTGGGCGATCCGAGCGTCGGCAATCTCCACAAATTCGACTTCGTCCGGTCGACCAACCGGATACACCTTGATGCGTTCTTGGCTGCCCAGTTCGGGGCCGTGCTGCAACGCCATGATCAAACCGTACTGATAGTTGTCTCGCATCGCGATTAGGATCGCGTCGTCCAACGTCTTCAATTCGGGGTCGTCCACCAGCACCGATTTCAACATCGAAAAACGGTTGGCCGGCGTATCGTCGGGTTCGGTTTCGTCACCCTCGTAAAACTGGGTGAACGCGCTGCGTTCCTCTTCGGTCAGCTGGCCATAGGAAGACGCACTGAGGATCAGAAACAATTGGTCCTTCAGCGCCGCGCGAAGTTGATCCAGCGGTTGAGGCCGGTTGCGATAGTACGCCAATTGTTCGCGGCGCTTGCGGTCCTGTAGCGTCTTGGTTTCCGATTCGTTGGGAACCTCGAACGTCACCCGGCTGATCAGGTCCCGCGCCGGGATCGCATTGAGCCGATAGGCGAACGGCGGACGCCAGGTTTCGCACAGCACCAACAAGAACATGCCGGCGATGACGGCAATGCCGACTCGCGAAAGCACGTCGGCCTTGTTGCTGTCCTGCCACCATTGGATCCACCGGGGTTTCTGTTTCCCCAGTGATTCAACACGTTCTTGTCGAGTTCGATTTTTACTTGCACCGCTCATGGCAGTCGATTCGATCCGAATTAGGACCGATCGTGGGAATCTCCGTCGCGCGAGTCGCCGTCATCGTAGGCTTCGACGATGCGTTGGACCAATTTGTGTCGGACAATATCGCTAGCCTGAAGCTTGACGATCCCGATCGCGTCGATGCGGGAAAGCCGGGTAATCGCGTCTCGTAGGCCGCTGGTGACGCCGCGTGGCAGGTCCAGTTGGGTCGCGTCGCCGCTGACCACCATTTTGCTGCGCTCGCCCATCCGCGTTAGGAACATCTTCATCTGGGCGACCGTGGTGTTCTGTGCTTCGTCCAAAATGATGAATGCATCGCTAAGCGTTCGCCCACGCATGTAAGCCAGGGGGATCACTTCGATGACGTCTTGTTCCATCAAGTTACGGGCTTGGTCGTAGTCGACCATTTCGCCCAACGCATCCATCAGCGGTCGCAGATAGGGATTCAGTTTGGCTCGCAAATCGCCCGGCAAAAAACCCAGGCTCTCGCCGGCTTCGACCGCCGGACGGACCAGCACAATCTTGCGAATCGCACCGGATCGCAGGGATTCGACCGCGGTGGCGACTGCCAAATAGGTTTTGCCGCAACCGGCCGGGCCGGTCGCAAAGGTCAGATCGTGGGCGCGGATCGCGTCGACGTACTCGGCCTGGCCGCGAGTCCGTGGTTTGATTTTACGCCCGGCATGCTGGATTTGGATTTCTTCGCCG
Protein-coding regions in this window:
- a CDS encoding PhoH family protein; translation: MTETTLSITDPKEILALFGPRDQHLRKLRRLFDVAITQRNGEVKISGEDTGVQRAMRTLEKLRHLSRKQGELSAGDVNKAAMEEGAIIEGTAPTGPAGEEIQIQHAGRKIKPRTRGQAEYVDAIRAHDLTFATGPAGCGKTYLAVATAVESLRSGAIRKIVLVRPAVEAGESLGFLPGDLRAKLNPYLRPLMDALGEMVDYDQARNLMEQDVIEVIPLAYMRGRTLSDAFIILDEAQNTTVAQMKMFLTRMGERSKMVVSGDATQLDLPRGVTSGLRDAITRLSRIDAIGIVKLQASDIVRHKLVQRIVEAYDDGDSRDGDSHDRS
- a CDS encoding HD family phosphohydrolase → MSGASKNRTRQERVESLGKQKPRWIQWWQDSNKADVLSRVGIAVIAGMFLLVLCETWRPPFAYRLNAIPARDLISRVTFEVPNESETKTLQDRKRREQLAYYRNRPQPLDQLRAALKDQLFLILSASSYGQLTEEERSAFTQFYEGDETEPDDTPANRFSMLKSVLVDDPELKTLDDAILIAMRDNYQYGLIMALQHGPELGSQERIKVYPVGRPDEVEFVEIADARIAQAGPTLAKRLREQFRTKFPADDGQKVAAMISDWIVARLPKYETLQYDDALSEQARQKAAASVEPVMTTFRHGESKLAEAGKALGVSEIRLLGREWVELIGKMRWTDKAARMAAYGGMIAALYLLCSSYIFFVDDRQLLLDRFRLTRMLAVMVITIALGYWVSGDRWRGELVPLVMASILTAVVYGRELALLLMAAACVSVTLFLGADLAELVTVAAACTSCILLLGRIRTRTHLLYVGAVSAVITVMTVVGVGIVTGQTLSAGSPGVGIESFYRGPQFDMVVWGLLKEAFWSGFCILVSASAMTPLLPLVEKGFGVQTDLSLLELGDASHPLLRRLAQRAPGTYNHSINVASIAEAAADSIGANGLLVRVGAYFHDIGKMFKPEYFIENQSAGVNQHDSLQPAMSTLVIIAHVKDGADLARSHHLPEPIIDFILQHHGTTLVEYFYREAARRSEEDPNGETVNDKDFRYPGPKPQTLEAAVMMLADTVESASRTLVDPTPSRIQNLVDAISNKKMSDGQFDECGLTFKQLDRIRRSLVKSLTAIYHARVKYPGQQSA